DNA from Macadamia integrifolia cultivar HAES 741 chromosome 12, SCU_Mint_v3, whole genome shotgun sequence:
AGAACACTACCTAATTGTATGCCCGTGTCAGCATGGAGTCAATGAAAATGTTCATCGAAGCATCCAACATGGAAGGTAAGATGGGTTGCCCTATGTCTGGCGACTAAGTAgtgttttcctttctttaatcaacaattttttttctgtaaCTTTAATTAATAACTTTTTCTATGGGTGGTTATGGTTCCTCATATGTGCAACACACCATGGTCAACAATCCTAATAACGTGAATTTAAAACTATAAGAAAAATAATGCTACCCGGTAGCATCACTATGCCCTTCTACAAAGTCTTGTGAAATGACACCCTTGCCTCCTAGGTGGATACCTATGTGTGCTTCCCATTGGTCCAAGTGTTGGTATGAAAGCCACATGACCATTCTTCATCCCTAAAACTATTTAGGGCAAGAGAACGTCATTCGCCTACTGCACTACCACTGTGTCAGCATACTGACCAATGGAAGGCCACATAGAGGCATTCTCAACGCACAATGGAGGTAGTGCGGTCTTTTCGCTCCGCCTCTGTCTGGGTGTAGAGGGTGCACGCATATATCATCCTTTTTCCCAACTATTTAATCCCaccatgatgatgatgatttgtGAGGCACATGATATTGATGCCAATTCATTCATCCAAGAGGtgattaattaaatatttatttggAGCTTTAATTAGTCATTAATTAAGTTGGTCAAAAGCTTGGCCGGCATACATTGGGACTAGACTGGGTTTGATCATGTTGAAGTTAGTTAGACCAAGCCCCCCAAAACTCCTATCACTGGAAGTCAAGGCTGTCGCCCAAGCATTTCATGGATTTGGATGCCATTCTAAACTTCATTGattaagataaaataaaaatgagagacTAGGTTTGATGAGGAGCTTTTTCGTTAATTATCACTTTAATCCTTTAAAAGTCCATCTTGACAACCATGTCTACCAAATTAGAAGGCACTCAGCATTTTTTATATAACAAAGAGGGACAAGGTTTTGATCACGTGCTGTTTCAAGGGTTCAACAAAGAGGGATTCTCTTATAACAAACAGTTgaatcctacattaaataataGTGGGATTCTCTTCGCCCACCATCaaattctttatatatatatatatatatatatatataaataatgagGGATCATTGCATTGCAAGGAAAGTGGGGAAAgggtaatatttttttttttttttctctccacgCCCAAATATTGGTGGACATAAAATGTCAGCATTGTCCCTATCAGATGCCTCTTTAAGGTCTCTGGCCTATTGGTATGTGCTCTAGCACAGTGGCCGCGTAAATAGACAAGATTCCTTTGTCCTCTATTTTATTAGTTTGGATTGAGTTCCATCTCGCTTATTGTGAGGAATTTTCTTTACAATGGGCATCCGTATTGACAAATGCCCAAGGAGAAGAATACTTTCAACCTCAAACAAGTGAGCATTCACATTCTCTGTAGTCACGACAGCACTAGTGCAATGAATATCCAGTGATTAGAAACAGCTTCAGTTATGTGTCCAGATGCTCACTGCATCAATGCAGCAACTTCAAAAAAATGTGGACTCAACAATAAAAGATAGTTTGTGATAGAACACATGTTCATAACACCAATGGTGAGgggagaaggaaaactttcccTGATTGATTTTATCCAATTAACTATATGGTATTATCCTTGATCTATTTTAAAATAATCCTTGCTTTTAGGAATTGTACACTTGCCTTGAAGGAAGGAAAGTTCTAATTGTGCATTTGGCATCAACTATTATTAAGAGCCCTCGTCTACGGGATTTGACTCCTTTGTGACGCAACACAGTGTTCAACGAGCATCCAACGCCTAGAACCACCTTGGGCTGCATGCGATCACCTTGGGCTCCATGCCAAGGCGCTTCTGGTCGTTGAATACATGCCGGATACTATGTTGCGCCACAAAGGAGCTCAATCCTCGTCTACGTTGATACTTGTGTGGCATCCTACATGGAATTTAAGAAAGGGTTTGATTCAGGGGAGGAATGGGAGACAACGCCTATGGTGATCAGATTTACcatctaaatttttttatatcaataaaTCATATCTACATTGATAGCtatacttattttattttatgaagaaaaaaaaaatatatatatatatatatatttatggaaaacctagttccaattatttatttatttattttagatgaATTACCTGGCTCCAATTAATGGTAAGATAAATGCAAATTTTTTCTCAataaattaaatatattttaacGAAAACAAGCgggtaagtttttttttctcttaacaTAAGTTATAGAGAAAAAGATCTCTATCAAGGAGTGTGGCCTATGCTAGCTCTCTCatgagtctatctctctcctctatctATAAAAAGATATATTTATCCTTTGTTtaggggaggagaaaaatagacATAGAGAGTAAGCTGCACTCGGAACAAAGAATCACTTCcctaaattatatatattcatATAGGAGGAGGTTCCTTGCTAGTCTGACATAGGGAACGCCTAGACACCATCCCTATTTTCAGGGTAGGAGTGTCTTCACAGTCCTCTTGAAATTAGGAGCTGTGGCtaattcttttttctcattcatATTTAGTGAATATTATAATATTCACAAACTGTCTATTTATAAATCCATGAACCACACATATTGACATAATATATAATTGGTAACTTGTCATGAACTAGTCTACCTATCGTTCCCAAAACAGAAATTAATAGATTATAAATCTTCTACCACAACTCCAAAGCCAGCTAAGGAAAGACTCATACCAAAAAACTTTATTTACATGTTGTGATTTGTATGGCATGATTGTTTCAATCAAACAATGCCCTCTAGGTCAACATGACTAACTCGAGATGGTTAAGTTTCTGCACTTCCATTGAGAAAACCTCAAAGATGATCTGTGATAATCAGATTGATGAAATTGTTTCTCATGTCATGATTGATGTGGATCTTCTTAATCATAAAACTCATTTTCATATTGTGATTGGTGTGGTGTGTGAGATTCCCCCTATACTAGCAAAGCGACAAACCTAACCCTAATCTATTATATGAAGAATAGtgacatttgaaaaataaaagtagaaaTGGCCTATATAGTTGGCTATATGACTCCTAGTTCAGCCATGTGGTAGGTTGGATTATGTTGAGATTTTATGGAACGGTAGTTGTCAAGGTCTTaggctcacatgtcaagtttccatAGTTATAGAGTGTCCACATGGCAAGACAACATATTGCGAAATCTTGGATTACCATGAAGGTGCTGCACAAAGAGTGTGTATTCGacaaaatttgacatatggcaAATTTAAATCATTCTCGAAGTATTCAATAGTGAGAATTATCACATCATCCTTTCTCATTCATAAATTCCTTTCTAAAGTCTAGATCAGTAGTCTTGGAAAATTTTTCCCATTTACTTCACTTAAACCATTGACTCGTAATCAATGGTAGTTAAGATTTCACAACCTAATTCAATTATGGTTTCAATAATCAGAATCAAATTGGTATATTCAAATTGGAGTCGGTTAACAACAATCTTGATTACTATTGAGTTCTTGTAACGATCTTATGAATTTCCCATGATTCATGTTTGGTCTTATTTTTTGCTATTCTAATTCATCTTTTAGcagttacccaaaaaaaaaattcatcttttagccagtaaaatagaaaaaatcacATTTAAGTTAGAGTAAGATCCTCAATTCTATTGaataaaaaactccaaaaaatcaTAGATATCAAGAAATCTTTGGTTCCTCTTAATATCATCAATCTCTAGGCTTATAGGGATTCCAAGCTGATACATACTAATTTCTATCTGCATTGTATTAAAATTGATGAAGACCAATCCCATGACTGATTCCGATAGCCTTTTAAGTGAGCAGTTTGAATAGACAACGAACCAAATTATCCCAATTAGGTTAAGTACCGGGTTGAATTTCAGAGTGATAGTCCAAGCTCATGTCCGATTTGAGGCAGTCAGTTTTAAGTTTTCTTTTGGTGTAAATAAGATGGAGGCAAGAGATCACTAGCTAGTCGTGTGTTTAACATCGGACCAATGAAAATGCATAATAGAGTATCGAAATGGATaaaattcttgattttctaaaCTTGTGTGTTTAAGCTCAGGAATCACGCGACCAGCTAGCATTGTTTTTCCACAAAAATGGGCATTGTTGACCCAGTGAATATTACCGATTACCAGTACATACTtgcagaggagagagagagagagagagagagagagagagagaggttctgTTGGAGGAGGTCGTTGTTTGGAAATTAAGGGGATGAATTGTTCAAATGCATGAGTattattttacattttcaaaAGGATAGAGACTCGACTCTAGCCGTGTTGAAGAACGGCGCTAGCGGAGTCAAACTCAGAAAACTTTAAGCGTATCAAGTTTTGATTTTACTCTATTTTATCCTCTAATTCCTTCTTCTGGGTTTCTAATTATAATTGAAAAATCGAGAAGAAAACAGTTTAACAGAATCCTTTTCACTTTGTCTTCTAGAAGCAGAACAACAGATCCCCTCTTTTGTGTTTGGGAGACTTTTCTCCCTCGCTTCTTTGCTTTTCCTGGTTTGTTACCTTTTGTTATTTGCTATTTGTTGTTGCCTCCCATAGTCCCATTACGACCTTTCCACGATTCTCGCATTCGCCGGCGgccctcttctcttcctttgtctTTCCCTCTCTTCAGCTCTATCTCTCCTTCGTCGGCGgccctcttctcttcctttgtctTTCCCTCTCTTCAGCTCTATCTCTCCTTCGTCATCAAaatcctttctttccttctcagtTCCTTGTCTTTCACCCTTACACAAACAAAGCAAAAAAGGCAACCCAAGCAGCAAGGCAAGGTACGGCACGGCAcgaccaatctctctctctttattttccaGTCAGAAGACTACCGGAACTGCAATACAGgtctctatctatctatctctctaAGTCTTTGGCTTGTCTTTTCTCTTAGAAACTGTAAAATTAGAAAAACCCAGATGGGTTTCTGTTCGAAAttgtaaaagaagaaaaacccatatagagagagaagaatcaAATACTATTTTCTCTGTTCTGGTCTCCATTGTATTCTGGGTTCTTAGTCTTGTCACTGCTGCTGCTAGTTGCTAATTGATGCgggagggaggggggtattCAGTTTTAGTTCGAGATCAAATTTGTTACTTCATGAATTTGCTGTCAACGAGGCTTTTGATCTTCGGATCATGACCTCTGAACGGCCTCTATTGATTCTCTCACCTCAAACTCCAACCGCCCTAGAACGGATTATATCGATACCCTGCTTCTCCGATCTATCTAAATCTGTCCGTTATAGGCCCGTTGCGATTTCTGCAATGGATCAGCCATACCCAGCTGATGATCAACACTGCCCTGGCACCCCCGTCAGAAAGTCTTCGTCTTCTGTGCGAAGTGTGTCTTTCCAATTCAAGGACTCTATTAGGAGCTCTGTTGGTGATGGTATTTCTCCTGTGTCTATCCAATTCAAGGACTCTGGTAGGAGCTCTGTAGGTGAGGGTAATTCTCCCTCTATGGACAGCTATGGGCCGTCGGGATCCAAAGCTGTGAGGTATGGATCGAGGGGTGCTGAAGCTGAGGGGTATAGCTTGTCTCAGAAGGAGATCAACGATGATGATGCGAGGTTCGTCTACATCAATGATCCTGAGAAGACAAACGAGAAGTTCGAATTTACAGGGAATTTGATCCGAACAAGCAAGTATTCTCTCCTCACCTTCTTACCCCAAAACCTATTTCAACAATTCCACCGAGTTGcgtatatatattttcttgcaaTTGCCGTCCTCAACCAGCTCCCTCAGCTGGCCGTTTTTGGTAGGGGAGCATCAATCATGCCATTGGCCATTGTCCTTCTCGTTACGGCTATTAAGGATGCATATGAGGACTGGAGGAGGCATCGGTCTGATAGGATTGAGAACAACCGTTTGGCATCAGTTCTTGTCAATGGACAGTTTCAACAAAAGAAATGGAAGGACATCCGGGTTGGGGAGATCCTCAAGCTCTCCTCTAATGAGACTCTTCCCTGTGACATGGTATTGCTATCCACCAGTGATCCCACGGGGGTTGTTTACATTCAGACTCTCAATTTGGATGGTGAATCGAATTTGAAGACCCGATATGCGAAGCAGGAGACCCTGTCGAAGATGCTTGAGAAGGATTCTATCTGTGGACTGATCAAGTGTGAGCGCCCCAGTAGGAACATTTATGGTTTCCAGGCAAACATGGAGATTGATGGGAAGCAGGTGTCTCTCGGGCCCTCCAACATTGTTCTTCGTGGTTGTGATATCAAGAACACAGCTTGGGTGACCGGAGTTGCAGTCTATGCTGGCCGAGAGACCAAGGCAATGCTCAACAGCTCCGGATCACCATCAAAGAGGAGCCGGTTGGAGACCCTTATGAACCGGGAGATCTTATACCTCTCAGCCTTTCTTGTTCTCTTGTGCGCAATAGTTTCCGTCTGTGCTGGGTTTTGGTTGTATCACTATCAAAATGAGCTTGAAATCATCCCTTTCTACAGAACGTTTGACTATGCTACAGGGGAAAATTACAATTACAATGGAAAAATTCTGCAGATATTCTTCACATTCCTCATGTCAGTCATCGTGTTCCAGATCATGATCCCCATCTCACTCTACATTTCATTGGAGCTAGTCCGCCTCGGCCAGGCCTACTTTATGATCCGAGATGGAAGACTGTATGATGAGAAGTCAAATTCAAGGTTTCAGTGCAGGGCATTAAATATAAATGAAGATCTAGGACAGATAAAGTATGTCTTCTCGGACAAAACTGGGACATTAACTGAGAACAAGATGGAATTTCAATGTGCCAGCATTGGGGGAGTAGATTACAGTGGTGGAAGAGCTGCACGACCAGAGGAAAATGAATATTCTGTCCAaggtacaagaaaattttcttgttaTGTTACTCCTGCTGTGTTTTTTGTAGTACTCAGATGTAAActattgtttctttttcttcttccaaaatAGTGGATGGACAGGTATTGAGGCCAAAGATGACTGTGAAGCCCGGCCCAGACCTCCAATGGCTTCTAAAAAATGGCAAGACAACAGAGGAAGGAAAATATGCTTATGATTTCTTCCTTGCCCTTGCTGCTTGCAATACAATTGTGCCTCTGATTGTGGACACAACGGATCCTTCTCTGAAGTTAGTAGATTATCAGGGTGAGTCTCCAGATGAGCAGGCTTTAGTTTATGCCGCTGCCACATACGGTTTCATGCTCATAGAACGAACCTCCGGTTACATAGTTATTGATGTTCAAGGAGAAAGGCAAAGGTAATTTCAACATGGTTATCttgttcctgtatttcttgTGATGTCCCATTGTTACAGTAGCAGTAGTtgttgcttttttatttttttaaaatctataACAGTAGTTGTTTTTGTTGCTTTTATTGTGACTAATTATTGGTTGTGAAGGTGTAATGGTTTTGCCATAGTGTTTTATTTGATGGTAGAACATTTCTAGCTATTCTCCTTGTTGATTATACTAGCATAATGGCAGTATTGGTTCTGTCTAtggttttcaagttcaagcaggGGTAGTTTCTGGTATTGGTGTTGGGGTGGCATTGATTGCACTAACGTGCTCAGTAGTATCGTAATGTTGTTGTCTGGTTGTAGTTGTCATTATCTTCTGGTTGGTTTCAATAGTGGTTGACCATGTAACCGAAaattgtatcaagtatgacctcgaatagaggaCAAGGATACATGTTGCCTAcgccatttagttgggataaagctgagttgttgttgtaggtCGCAGCAATGGTCTTAGGGCTGTATGTTAGCAGTTGAAGAAGAgttaatttggaatttttgcCCGGTTGCAGTAGAGATTATTAGTGGTTGTTTCACTGGTATCTGTTGCACAAAGTATTACGTTTTGGTGTTGATGCTGATGCACTTTCTGGTATTGACTTGTTAGCTTAATATTCCCCTACTATATGTTCCAAATTTGGGAAGctgtttatttatatatttgtgTAAATCCCCACATCAATGCAGGTTCGATGTTCTGGGTATGCATGAGTTTGATAGTGATCGGAAAAGAATGTCTGTTATAGTTGGTTGCCCTGACAAGACTATGAAAGTATTTGTGAAAGGTGCAGACACTTCCATGTTTAGTGTAGTCGATAGATCTCTAAATCTGGATGTGATTGATGCAACTGAAAAGCATCTCTGTGCCTATTCTTCATTTGGTCTGAGGACACTGGTAGTTGCAATGCGGGAACTGAGCGGTCCAGAATTTGAGCAATGGCAATCAGCCTATGAGCGAGCAAGTACTGCATTGATTGGTAGAGCAAGCCTACTCCGTTCTGTGGCATGTGATGTGGAGAAGAATCTCCACATATTAGGAGCCTCTGCAATTGAAGATAAGCTTCAAGAAGGTGTGCCAGAAGCCATTGAATCACTGAGGCAAGCTGGGATTAAAGTGTGGGTCTTGACAGGGGACAAGCAAGAAACAGCCATATCAATTGGCTACTCCTGTAAGCTCCTTACTAGTGACATGACCAAGATCATAATAAACAGTAATTCTGTGCGATCCTGTAAAAAGAGCTTTGAAGAGGGAAAGGCAATGTCCAAGAAGCTGATGACTGTGCCTGCAGACACCCATACTGAAGGTGTTGGACCTGAAAGAGCCCCCCTCGCTTTAATCATTGATGGTACAAGCCTTGTTCATATTCTTGACACTGACCTTGAACAAGAGGTAAGCTTGTCTAGATCCACTAAGTAGAACTTCTCTACTGCACCCTCTTCTTGTATTCTTCTCTGGTTGCATTATATACTGACCTGAAGTTGCTTTCTTGGGATGCTGCAGCTGTTCGAATTAGCTACTGTATGCTCTGTGGTTCTCTGTTGCCGAGTGGCCCCCATGCAAAAAGCTGGAATAGTAGCTCTCATAAAGAAAAGGACAGAAGACATGACCCTTGCTATTGGAGACGGTAAGTATTGTTCCTTTGGCATATTTGCATGCTTGCTTGTCAATTTACCTTTACAAATGTCAATCATTCCAAACTTGTTTATTAAATTTTGCTTTACTTTGTAATCAAGTCCCTTTGATttgaaatgtaaaataaatattacatcTAAAATATGACTCCCAAATGTGGTTACAGTTGTAGGTAGGTTACACGATCATGGTTGTaaaacttttccttttcttttcaaaactgatttcacttcccttcccttgcaACCATACAGAGCCGTAGCTCTTTGCTACATGGTTAAAAACTTCTAAAGCCTAGATTATTTACAAAAATACAAGAATCTTTGGGCTGTTTTATATATAGCTGACGTTCCATACAAGGTGGGCCATTGTGTTGATCTTCATAAATAAGATACAGAAGTTTTCTATGATTTGGACAGTGTCAATTTGCCACATCAGCTTTTACATGGCATAAAACATCCTGTCAATGCAGTACAAAAATCCTGCAGTACTAGAACAGAAACCATTTTGAGACTTTGTAGAGAAGCTATCCTAGTTAAGACAAGTAGAACTGCACAGAGAGTTCATCCAATCATTCTGACCATTGGGTAGATATTGGCACCATCCAGATTGGCCACATTTCAAATTTCCTCGTGACCTCAACTTTATGGCCTACAGTATATTGGACCTCTCCCATGCACCAAGCTGTTTaaccttttttgttttaaaaattattcttttcaagCTTCAATTTTAGAACCTTCTTTCCCCTCACCCCAGGAGGACACATATGCAGTGATAGAGATGGTGACTTCTAGTTTGGTGAAATGTATCACATAGTGGTTTGTCATGGGATATTTCTCTCTAGGTGACCTTTCTGATTAGGTGCATCATATACTTCTTCGCTTAATGATGATTTATTTTGAACCATAGAAGGGATAATATAGGTTCACTTTACGTGACCCTTTGGATTTGCCTTATTTTTAGTTCTGAAGTCAACTGATGCAGCGGATACACAATGCATCTAATTTGCATTTTGTAGGTAGTTGATAAAAACTTGGGGTTCTTaattcaaaaataataaaaaaatatggcttCATTTTTCCATGTGGCTTAATGGTTTAGGGGTGAAATTAACCACAAGTGTGCGCTGCTAGCGAAGATCCCTTGTAGAATGATTTTAACTAGAAAAGAAATCTTTGCCAGTTCATTAAATAAATTTGATTTCTTCTATAGATGACTCATGTAGCAAACCTTATGACACATGTATATATTGGGActgttttttgaaaatttatttgatGCTAACCAGGTGCTAATGATGTTGCAATGATCCAAATGGCTGATGTGGGAATTGGCATCAGCGGCCAAGAGGGCCGGCAGGCTGTCATGGCATCAGATTTCGCAATGGGGCAGTTCAGATTCTTAGTTCCACTTTTATTGGTCCATGGACATTGGAATTACCAGCGTATGGGCTACATGATATTATACAACTTCTATAGAAATGCGGTTTTTGTTCTTGTCATGTTTTGGTGAGTATTGTCATTCTTGATGGACATTTCTGCATCTTATACTTTTGCATTCTTTTATAATGATCAGGATGAAATTTCATTGTCCTCAGATGGAAAGTCCATTGTTCCCTTATCCAGTGGGTCAGACTTCTTGTCCAGGCCATTTAGCAGTGGAGTTCccggtttttggtttttggtttttggttttattttattttattattattattatttatttatttatttattattggtCACTGTAATTCACCTTTCACTGAGTCATCCGATGTCAGCAGTTATTACACTATGGTTTTGGCATCTAACCACAACTGCAATTTATAGACAGGTGCATCCAATCATCATGTCCTTTGAGGCTGTGGACGATGAAAGAAAATCATGGGGGATAGTTATTCAGAATGAGGAAATCACATTATGTTATATTGTTCTATATATGTGGAAGGCCATAGGAATGTCTCTTACCATTTTATACTTGTGAAACCAAAAACTAGTTACCCTTTGAGTTACATTTGTGATTATGCTTTTTTGCTTCAATATATTGTAACAGCTGATGGATTTTACCCATTTTTCTCAGGTATGTGCTATACACTGCCTACACGTTAACAACTGCAATCAATGAATGGTGTAGTATGTTGTATACTATTCTCTATACATCCTTGCCTACAATTGTTGTTGGGATTCTTGACAAGGACTTGAGTAGGCGGACCCTGATGAAATATCCTCAACTTTATGGACCGGGCCAGAGAGAGGAGTGCTACAACAAGAAATTGTTCTGGCTTACAATGATGGATACTGTGTGGCAAAGTGCTGCTATGTTCTATGTCCCTTACTTTGCTTATAGGGACAGCACTGTAGATGGATCAAGTATAGGAGATCTATGGACCATTTCAGTGGTGATTGTAGTTAATATCCACTTAGCCATGGATATAATACGTTGGTCATGGATTAACCATGCGGTCATCTGGGGAACTATACTTGCAACGTGCATTTGTATCATGATTCTCGATGCTATTCCCGAATTACCGGGTTAttggtactctctctctctctctctcgctggACACCCACTCGTGCATGCATACAATGCTCACAATTCATACCATCAATTCTTGCAGTTATATTTAAGACTTTGTTCCCTACATAATGCTGTTTGCCTGTGCCTTCAGAGTCAGCTTCCTATGTGTTCCATTAACTTTTCACACAGATTCTCGTGGATACATGTTTATTAAAAGTAAATGTTTGAAAAGTTTTTCTCATCTATATCTGGTTTTACTTTCTACTTGAGGACAGTTTATCATAGAGTTCATTTGGGGAACTCCTTCAATGTTTGCAAGTACATCATGATCCTCAATGTAGTAGCTTCTGCAATGTCCGTTCTCTGCTTACTTTGGCTCTTATTGTAGTCCTTACTGTCACACTTGGCTGACACCTCTTTCAGTAGCCACAATGGCAAATTTATTCCAAATTTAGCGTTCTAATGGGAAGTCGATAACAGGAATCCATTGCGAAAAGATTCGTGGTTTTAAAAATCCTTAGATGGAACATGTTTAGTGGTCATGATTTCTGTCATACATACAATTTACCTGTACTCCTGTACATGGACTTGCATACACACATGGATGATTTTATGTCCTTTATTGAAAGTGCTTATGAGAACCTTCTTATATTTTGCAGGGCCATCTTCCATCTTGCAACGACGAGTgtgttttggttttgtttaCTTGCCAGTACAGTAGTAGCTTTAGTTCCTCGTTTTGTTGTTAAGATTCTTAGTCAATATTTGAGTCCAACCGATACTCAGATTGCAAGAGAGGCTGAGAAGTTTGGGGATCAAATGGAGTCTGTAGATGCAGAACTTGAAATGAACCCAATCCGGGATTCTCCACAGGAGATGCCAAGGTGATTTTTCCTTTGCATCTGCTCCTTTATTCTTTTGTTAATTTATGTATAGTATCATATTCTTTAGGCTGCTTCAACTTTGCAGTGCAGTCTTTCCAT
Protein-coding regions in this window:
- the LOC122058393 gene encoding phospholipid-transporting ATPase 1-like isoform X1, whose protein sequence is MTSERPLLILSPQTPTALERIISIPCFSDLSKSVRYRPVAISAMDQPYPADDQHCPGTPVRKSSSSVRSVSFQFKDSIRSSVGDGISPVSIQFKDSGRSSVGEGNSPSMDSYGPSGSKAVRYGSRGAEAEGYSLSQKEINDDDARFVYINDPEKTNEKFEFTGNLIRTSKYSLLTFLPQNLFQQFHRVAYIYFLAIAVLNQLPQLAVFGRGASIMPLAIVLLVTAIKDAYEDWRRHRSDRIENNRLASVLVNGQFQQKKWKDIRVGEILKLSSNETLPCDMVLLSTSDPTGVVYIQTLNLDGESNLKTRYAKQETLSKMLEKDSICGLIKCERPSRNIYGFQANMEIDGKQVSLGPSNIVLRGCDIKNTAWVTGVAVYAGRETKAMLNSSGSPSKRSRLETLMNREILYLSAFLVLLCAIVSVCAGFWLYHYQNELEIIPFYRTFDYATGENYNYNGKILQIFFTFLMSVIVFQIMIPISLYISLELVRLGQAYFMIRDGRLYDEKSNSRFQCRALNINEDLGQIKYVFSDKTGTLTENKMEFQCASIGGVDYSGGRAARPEENEYSVQVDGQVLRPKMTVKPGPDLQWLLKNGKTTEEGKYAYDFFLALAACNTIVPLIVDTTDPSLKLVDYQGESPDEQALVYAAATYGFMLIERTSGYIVIDVQGERQRFDVLGMHEFDSDRKRMSVIVGCPDKTMKVFVKGADTSMFSVVDRSLNLDVIDATEKHLCAYSSFGLRTLVVAMRELSGPEFEQWQSAYERASTALIGRASLLRSVACDVEKNLHILGASAIEDKLQEGVPEAIESLRQAGIKVWVLTGDKQETAISIGYSCKLLTSDMTKIIINSNSVRSCKKSFEEGKAMSKKLMTVPADTHTEGVGPERAPLALIIDGTSLVHILDTDLEQELFELATVCSVVLCCRVAPMQKAGIVALIKKRTEDMTLAIGDGANDVAMIQMADVGIGISGQEGRQAVMASDFAMGQFRFLVPLLLVHGHWNYQRMGYMILYNFYRNAVFVLVMFWYVLYTAYTLTTAINEWCSMLYTILYTSLPTIVVGILDKDLSRRTLMKYPQLYGPGQREECYNKKLFWLTMMDTVWQSAAMFYVPYFAYRDSTVDGSSIGDLWTISVVIVVNIHLAMDIIRWSWINHAVIWGTILATCICIMILDAIPELPGYWAIFHLATTSVFWFCLLASTVVALVPRFVVKILSQYLSPTDTQIAREAEKFGDQMESVDAELEMNPIRDSPQEMPR
- the LOC122058393 gene encoding phospholipid-transporting ATPase 1-like isoform X2, with the translated sequence MTSERPLLILSPQTPTALERIISIPCFSDLSKSVRYRPVAISAMDQPYPADDQHCPGTPVRKSSSSVRSVSFQFKDSIRSSVGDGISPVSIQFKDSGRSSVGEGNSPSMDSYGPSGSKAVRYGSRGAEAEGYSLSQKEINDDDARFVYINDPEKTNEKFEFTGNLIRTSKYSLLTFLPQNLFQQFHRVAYIYFLAIAVLNQLPQLAVFGRGASIMPLAIVLLVTAIKDAYEDWRRHRSDRIENNRLASVLVNGQFQQKKWKDIRVGEILKLSSNETLPCDMVLLSTSDPTGVVYIQTLNLDGESNLKTRYAKQETLSKMLEKDSICGLIKCERPSRNIYGFQANMEIDGKQVSLGPSNIVLRGCDIKNTAWVTGVAVYAGRETKAMLNSSGSPSKRSRLETLMNREILYLSAFLVLLCAIVSVCAGFWLYHYQNELEIIPFYRTFDYATGENYNYNGKILQIFFTFLMSVIVFQIMIPISLYISLELVRLGQAYFMIRDGRLYDEKSNSRFQCRALNINEDLGQIKYVFSDKTGTLTENKMEFQCASIGGVDYSGGRAARPEENEYSVQVDGQVLRPKMTVKPGPDLQWLLKNGKTTEEGKYAYDFFLALAACNTIVPLIVDTTDPSLKLVDYQGESPDEQALVYAAATYGFMLIERTSGYIVIDVQGERQRFDVLGMHEFDSDRKRMSVIVGCPDKTMKVFVKGADTSMFSVVDRSLNLDVIDATEKHLCAYSSFGLRTLVVAMRELSGPEFEQWQSAYERASTALIGRASLLRSVACDVEKNLHILGASAIEDKLQEGVPEAIESLRQAGIKVWVLTGDKQETAISIGYSCKLLTSDMTKIIINSNSVRSCKKSFEEGKAMSKKLMTVPADTHTEGVGPERAPLALIIDGTSLVHILDTDLEQELFELATVCSVVLCCRVAPMQKAGIVALIKKRTEDMTLAIGDGANDVAMIQMADVGIGISGQEGRQAVMASDFAMGQFRFLVPLLLVHGHWNYQRMGYMILYNFYRNAVFVLVMF